The region TCGCGGCGTGTTGGTGGGGTGGCGCGCTGCCTCTCCGTGACGCGCTGATCGCCGCCGCACGTTCGTCGCGCGCTGATCAGGTCGCCCTCGTTCACGCGGGAAGAGTGGATGCGGCGCTCTGGGCCGCTCGCGCCTGCCTCGCAGAAGCGGCGGCTCTGGTCGACCGAGGCGATTCTGCGGCGGTCGGCGACGGACTGCTCGCCCAGCGGGTGCGGGCCGTGGTCGCGGATGCCGCTGCTCTCGCCCTGGCCGAGTCGGATGCCGCGCTGGGCCCGGGGCCCCTCGTCGCCGACCCGGTGCATGCCCGTCGTGTGGCCGACCTGCATCTCTACCTCCGACAGCACCATGGCCTGCGCGACATGGCTCGCATCGGACGCGCGTTCCGTGAGCGGGGCGGTCGATGACCGCCGCGTTCAGCCACCTCGATCCCGGGACGCCCGAGGCGGTTTGGCGGGCCGACACGAGACTCGCATCGCTGCCCGCGCTCGACATCGACGTCGACGATCTCATCGTCGTCTCCGCGCACCCCGACGATGAGACGCTGGGCGCCGGCGGGCTCATGCATCAGGTGTCGCGCAGAGAAGGCCGCGTGACGGTCGTGATCGCCACCGACGGTGAGGCGTCGTATCCCGATTCGAGCACATACAGCCCGACCGCGCTCGCCGGAAGGCGGAGGATCGAACTCATCACCGCCCTGCTCGCCGTCGCTCCTCGAGCGCGCGTGCACTTTCTCGCCTTGCCCGATGGGAGACTCGACGCGAGCGCGGCAGACCTCGAAGTCGCGCTCGCGGCCATCATCGACGCATCGCCCGGCCGGCCCGAGCGCGCACTCATCGCAGCGCCGTGGTCGGGCGATGGTCACCGCGATCACAGAATCGCCGCCGAGTCCGTGTCACGGGTCGCTGGGCCCCGCGGCATCCGCCACGTCGGGTACCCGATCTGGCTGTGGCACTGGGGACTCCCGGAAGACGTGCCGTGGCGGCTCGGCTACGGGCTGGATCTCTCCGACGAAGACCGAGAGGCCAAGGAGCGGGCACTCCGCGCACACGTCTCGCAGGTTGCCAGGCTGTCGGATGCCCCTGGCGACGAGCCGATCATCTCGAGCGGAATGGCGAGTCACTTCGCGCGCGATCGCGAGTTATTCCTGACCGAATCGCGTGGCGACGCGGCATCGGTCGACGCTGCATGGTTCGACGACTTCTACGCGCGCCACGATGATCCGTGGGGATTCGAGAGCCGCTGGTACGAGAAGCGCAAACGAGCTCTGCTGCTCGCCAGCCTGCCGTCGCCATCGCTCGGCTCGGTACTGGAGATCGGATGCGCGACCGGGCTCATCACGACCGAACTCGCCGAGCGCGCTCGACACGTCCTGGCGCTGGATGCTTCGTCCATCGCCCTCGACGCCGCGCGTGCACGCATCGGCGACGATCAGTCCGTCGATCTCCGGCTCGGCGTCGTGCCGGGGGACTGGCCGCACGGGGAGTTCGACACGATCGTGCTCTCCGAAGTCGGGTACTACTTCTCGCTGAGCGATCTCGATCGCACGGTCTCGCTGATCGACTCCGCGCTCGCCGCGGGAGGAACGCTGGTCGCATGCCACTGGCGGCATCCCGTCGCCGACTACCCGCTCACTGGCGACCAGGTGCATGCCCGGCTGCGGACAGTCGACGCATGGCACCGGCTGTCGTCGCACGAGGAGGAGGACTTCGTCCTCGAGGTGTTCACCCGCGACACCGCGTCAGTCGCCCGGCGCGAAGGACTCGCATGAGCACGCGAGCGCTCGCGGCTGTCGCCGTCGTCGTGCCGGTGCACAACGAGCGGGCGCTGCTCGCGCGATGCCTCGACTCTCTTGAGGCCGCCGTCGCGGAGAGTCCCGTGCCGTGCGTCGTGCGCATCGTGCTGGACCGCTGCTCGGACGGGTCCGCCGAGATCGCGGCGCGGCATCCCTTTCCGGTGGTGCGGATCGAGGCGAACTCGGTCGGACTCGCGCGGCGAGCTGGTGTCGACGCCGCACTCGCAACTCTCGCGGCGTTGCCCGCGGAGCGCGTGTGGATCGCGAACACCGACGCGGACTCGGTCGTGCCTCGCGGCTGGGTGCGCGTGCACCGCGACCTGGCGGACCGCGGGGCGGATGTCGTGTTGGGCACCGTCCGCCCGGACTTCGACGACCTCTCCGCCGCGCATCGGCGACACTGGCTCCGCAGGCACACGCGCGGCGCTCCCGAAGGCAAGACCTATGGCGCGAATCTCGGCGTCCGTGCGAGCGCCTACCGGGCTGTCGGCGGCTTCGGGGATCGGGCTCTGGGCGAGGATGTGCAACTCGTCGAGGCCTGCAGATCCCGAGGAGCTGTCGTGGTGGCGAGCGACGATGCCGAGGTGGTCACGTCGGGTCGCATCGTCGGTCGCGCCCCCGGCGGATACGCGGACTTTCTGCGAGTGACCGCCGAGAGTCTCGCCTCCGGCGCGACCTGACCGCACGCGGCTTCTGTAGTCCGGGAACACGGCGGTGTCAAGGGCGGGGTGCGGCTCTCGTCTTCGCCGTAGGGTCCCGTCATGGCTACGACATCGAAGACCAGAACCGCTCGCTCCGCACCCGGCGGAACCGGGGCGAAGCCCACGCGGCGCCAGAATGCGGAGAAGGGGTTCGTCGCGTCGAAGAAGCTCGACGAGAGCCTGCAGGCGGTGCTCGTCGATCTGATCGAACTCGGCATTCAAGGCAAACAGGCTCATTGGAACGTCGTCGGACGCAACTTCCGCGACACCCATCTCCAGCTCGACGAGATCATCGATGCCTCCCGCGAGTTCAGCGACAGCGTCGCCGAGCGCATGCGGGCACTCCACGCCGTGCCCGACGGGCGTAGCGACACCGTCGCGGGCACGACGACGCTGCCGGAGTTCCCCCAGGGCGAGATCGACACCGCTGAGACGGTCGATCTGATCACCGTCCGGCTGGAGGCGACAGTCGCGACGATCCGCGATGTCCACGACGACGTCGACGAAGAGGATCCCACGAGCGCCGACATCCTGCACGCGATCATCGAGAAGCTCGAGCAGTTCGCCTGGATGATCAGCGCCGAGAACCGGTCACCCGCGAAGCGGGGGTGACCAGCACCGCCTTCAGGATCGTCCATGTGCGCGAGGCAATCGTGCATGGGCCCGGCGCATCCGCCTGGCTAGCCTGGGTGTCGCACCGTCCGCTCCGGCATGAAGGCACCATGAAGCACACCGCACGACACCGTCCGTTCTCCGGCCCCGAGACCCCGGCAGCCCAGCCCGATCCCGCCGAGGCGGCGCGCGGGCTGTCGGTCACCGATCGGGCCTTCTACCGTGACGGGGTGGGATTCGTGCCGGTCTCGGGCGAGATCCACTACAGCCGGATCCCCCGCGCACGGTGGGCGGAGCGGCTCGGGCAGCTGCGTGCGGCGGGCATCACCCACGCCTCGACGTACGCCTTCTGGAACCACCACGTGCCCGAGCGCGGGGCGCCGTCGTTCGAGGACGGGCTCGACGTCGGGGCCTTCATCGACGAGTGCGCGGCCGCCGGCCTCGAGGTCGTCCTGCGGATCGGGCCGTGGGCGCACGGCGAAGCGCGCAACGGCGGCTTCCCCGACTGGGTGCAGGAGGCACCCGTCGGGCACCGCACCGACGACCCCGCCTACCTGGAGCTGGTCCGCGGGTGGTTCGGCCAGCTCGCCACGGCGCTCGCCGGGCGCGCGCGGCCCGGCGGCGCGATCATCGCGATCCAGCTCGAGAACGAGCTCTACGACCAGCCCGGCCACCTCGTCACCCTCAAGCGGCTCGCGCGGGAGGCGGGGATGGCCGCGCCGCTGTGGACGGCGACCGCGTGGGGGAGCGCCCAGCTGCCCGACGGCGAGGTCGTGCCCCTGTTCAGCGGCTACGCCGACGGCTTCTGGGCCGACCCCGCCCAGGGATGGGACGCCTCGTTCCGCGCGCACTTCTTCCCGTCGCACGAGTGGGACGACCCGGGCGTCGGCGCCGACGTGCGGGCGGCGCTCGGAACCGACGCGGTGGCCGCGGGCGGGTCGCCGACCGACCTGCACGGGTTCCCCCCGGCCACCTGCGAGCTCGGCAGCGGCATGGCGACGGCGTACCACCGTCGGCCCGTGCTGACCGCGCTCGACATCGCCGCGCTCGCGCACAACAAGATCGGCAACGGCTCGGCGTGGCAGGGCTTCTTCATGTTCGCCGGCGGGCGCAATCCGCGCCCCGGGCTCCAGGAGACCATCGCGACGGGCTATCCGAACGACATGCCCGAGCTCGGCTACGACTTCCACGCGCCGATCGGCCAGTCGGGTGACCTCACCGACACCGCCGCGGCGCTGCGTGAGCAGCACGCGTTCCTTGCCGCCTTCGGCGGGATGCTGTCGCAGATGCCGTCGACGCTGCCCGATCGCCTTCCGGCCGGCCTCGACGACACGGGCACCCTGCGCTGGGCGCTGCGCTCCGACGGCGATGCCGGATTCATCGTCATCTCGCACCACCAGCCCTACGAGCCCGTCGACGGCGTCGCCGGCGCGCAGTTCGAGATCACTCTG is a window of Microbacterium terrae DNA encoding:
- a CDS encoding PIG-L family deacetylase; translation: MTAAFSHLDPGTPEAVWRADTRLASLPALDIDVDDLIVVSAHPDDETLGAGGLMHQVSRREGRVTVVIATDGEASYPDSSTYSPTALAGRRRIELITALLAVAPRARVHFLALPDGRLDASAADLEVALAAIIDASPGRPERALIAAPWSGDGHRDHRIAAESVSRVAGPRGIRHVGYPIWLWHWGLPEDVPWRLGYGLDLSDEDREAKERALRAHVSQVARLSDAPGDEPIISSGMASHFARDRELFLTESRGDAASVDAAWFDDFYARHDDPWGFESRWYEKRKRALLLASLPSPSLGSVLEIGCATGLITTELAERARHVLALDASSIALDAARARIGDDQSVDLRLGVVPGDWPHGEFDTIVLSEVGYYFSLSDLDRTVSLIDSALAAGGTLVACHWRHPVADYPLTGDQVHARLRTVDAWHRLSSHEEEDFVLEVFTRDTASVARREGLA
- a CDS encoding glycosyltransferase; its protein translation is MSTRALAAVAVVVPVHNERALLARCLDSLEAAVAESPVPCVVRIVLDRCSDGSAEIAARHPFPVVRIEANSVGLARRAGVDAALATLAALPAERVWIANTDADSVVPRGWVRVHRDLADRGADVVLGTVRPDFDDLSAAHRRHWLRRHTRGAPEGKTYGANLGVRASAYRAVGGFGDRALGEDVQLVEACRSRGAVVVASDDAEVVTSGRIVGRAPGGYADFLRVTAESLASGAT
- a CDS encoding Dps family protein, with protein sequence MATTSKTRTARSAPGGTGAKPTRRQNAEKGFVASKKLDESLQAVLVDLIELGIQGKQAHWNVVGRNFRDTHLQLDEIIDASREFSDSVAERMRALHAVPDGRSDTVAGTTTLPEFPQGEIDTAETVDLITVRLEATVATIRDVHDDVDEEDPTSADILHAIIEKLEQFAWMISAENRSPAKRG
- a CDS encoding beta-galactosidase; this encodes MKHTARHRPFSGPETPAAQPDPAEAARGLSVTDRAFYRDGVGFVPVSGEIHYSRIPRARWAERLGQLRAAGITHASTYAFWNHHVPERGAPSFEDGLDVGAFIDECAAAGLEVVLRIGPWAHGEARNGGFPDWVQEAPVGHRTDDPAYLELVRGWFGQLATALAGRARPGGAIIAIQLENELYDQPGHLVTLKRLAREAGMAAPLWTATAWGSAQLPDGEVVPLFSGYADGFWADPAQGWDASFRAHFFPSHEWDDPGVGADVRAALGTDAVAAGGSPTDLHGFPPATCELGSGMATAYHRRPVLTALDIAALAHNKIGNGSAWQGFFMFAGGRNPRPGLQETIATGYPNDMPELGYDFHAPIGQSGDLTDTAAALREQHAFLAAFGGMLSQMPSTLPDRLPAGLDDTGTLRWALRSDGDAGFIVISHHQPYEPVDGVAGAQFEITLDDGVVTLPSQPVDIPSGTLARWPVGLRIGDMRVRWATASALTVLPGSRPTLVLVATAGVGTELALDDREPVTVAPGVFAADAADVLVLESSASVWVQESVAGRRMLRTGGELAFAGTGDVVRGAATVEEYDPASGTWQPVQIDAPDLPATEILAPHIVREAEEAPADYGFGGVRHRAPSTEAFDALAAVHRLDLPDWAPEEHADAVLEIDWAGDVAQLRVDGVPVDDRFWDGTSWSISLIDAGVAAGSVVTLHVLPLSARSTVWLPSASQARRSATDALAEVGEVRVRARGRWRPL